One stretch of Daphnia pulicaria isolate SC F1-1A chromosome 8, SC_F0-13Bv2, whole genome shotgun sequence DNA includes these proteins:
- the LOC124312121 gene encoding mannose-6-phosphate isomerase-like isoform X1 yields MLAVICQGQKPIVSASLLRSTSKHTCAPLRKAGKTVAMELCCVVQKYAWGKVGKSSLVAQLSQGNSAAPVVEVDPYAELWMGTHPSGPSLIKTSNEPLLNHLLNNVDSLGDAEKKSFGTDLPFLFKALSVAKALSIQAHPNKKHAEELFATRPDLYKDPNHKPEMVTAWLGPFEALCGFRPIADIKFFIQEIDELAAVVGKAACEALVKAESDSGEMQALRECFSALMNSSEESIASALQQFEKRIPSLSAEKKESLQCDLFTRIAADFPGDVGCWSVYFMNYVVLQEGESMFLGPNVPHAYIFGDCLECMACSDNVVRAGLTPKFKDIDTLCSMLDYQPGPVDRFRMQWTAVDAFCQECFPPVPDFAMARLRLPASATVDQAYRLPSRSNASVLLILQGQASSAETAGDLNFGQVLFLKAGQQLTLKVKGGQDLIVYQAFANV; encoded by the exons atgcTAGCTGTCATCTGTCAAGGGCAAAAGCCGATAGTGTCTGCTAGTCTTCTTCGTTCCACATCAAAACACACGTGTGCCCCCCTTAGAAAAGCAG GAAAGACCGTCGCCATGGAACTTTGCTGCGTCGTCCAAAAGTATGCTTGGGGGAAAGTTGGGAAATCGAGTCTGGTGGCCCAGCTTTCGCAAGGAAACTCAGCTGCCCCTGTTGTGGAAGTGGATCCCTATGCCGAGCTGTGGATGGGAACTCACCCTTCTGGCCCATCTTTAATTAAAACTTCCAATGAGCCTTTGCTGAATCACCTGCTCAACAATGTCGACTCACTGGGAGATGCAGAGAAAAAGAGTTTCGGGACAGACTTGCCCTTCCTCTTTAAAGCTCTATCAGTTGCAAAGGCCCTATCAATCCAGGCCCATCCCAATAAG AAACATGCTGAGGAGTTGTTTGCCACTCGACCAGATCTCTACAAGGATCCCAACCACAAGCCTGAAATGGTGACTGCTTGGCTGGGGCCATTCGAAGCCTTGTGTGGCTTCAGGCCTATAGCAGATATCAAATTCTTCATCCAAG AAATTGACGAGTTGGCCGCCGTTGTGGGAAAGGCAGCGTGTGAAGCACTAGTCAAGGCCGAATCGGATTCAGGGGAAATGCAAGCCCTTCGTGAATGCTTCTCCGCTTTGATGAACAGCAGCGAGGAATCGATTGCATCCGCGCTGCAGCAGTTTGAGAAGCGCATCCCGTCTCTGA GTGCCGAGAAGAAGGAATCGCTTCAGTGTGACCTTTTCACGCGGATCGCCGCCGATTTCCCGGGCGACGTCGGTTGCTGGAGCGTTTACTTCATGAACTACGTCGTCCTACAGGAAGGAGAGAGCATGTTCCTCGGTCCCAATGTTCCTCACGCTTACATTTTCGGGG ATTGCCTCGAGTGTATGGCATGTTCCGACAACGTTGTCCGCGCCGGACTGACGCCCAAATTCAAAGATATCGACACGCTGTGCTCGATGCTCGACTACCAGCCGGGACCGGTCGACCGATTCCGGATGCAGTGGACCGCCGTCGACGCCTTTTGCCAAGAGTGCTTCCCCCCGGTGCCGGATTTCGCCATGGCCCGCCTGCGTCTGCCCGCCAGCGCCACCGTCGACCAGGCCTATCGTCTTCCCAGCCGATCCAACGCCAGCGTCCTTTTGATCCTGCAGGGCCAGGCCAGCAGCGCCGAGACTGCGGGAGACTTGAATTTCGGTCAAGTGCTTTTCCTGAAAGCCGGCCAGCAGTTGACTCTGAAAGTCAAAGGCGGCCAGGATTTGATCGTTTATCAAGCGTTCGCTAATGTTTGA
- the LOC124312121 gene encoding mannose-6-phosphate isomerase-like isoform X2, whose amino-acid sequence MNFLFATCRKTKETRRPRKTVAMELCCVVQKYAWGKVGKSSLVAQLSQGNSAAPVVEVDPYAELWMGTHPSGPSLIKTSNEPLLNHLLNNVDSLGDAEKKSFGTDLPFLFKALSVAKALSIQAHPNKKHAEELFATRPDLYKDPNHKPEMVTAWLGPFEALCGFRPIADIKFFIQEIDELAAVVGKAACEALVKAESDSGEMQALRECFSALMNSSEESIASALQQFEKRIPSLSAEKKESLQCDLFTRIAADFPGDVGCWSVYFMNYVVLQEGESMFLGPNVPHAYIFGDCLECMACSDNVVRAGLTPKFKDIDTLCSMLDYQPGPVDRFRMQWTAVDAFCQECFPPVPDFAMARLRLPASATVDQAYRLPSRSNASVLLILQGQASSAETAGDLNFGQVLFLKAGQQLTLKVKGGQDLIVYQAFANV is encoded by the exons atgaattttctGTTCGCGACTTGTCGGAAAACTAAGGAAACTCGCCGTCCCA GAAAGACCGTCGCCATGGAACTTTGCTGCGTCGTCCAAAAGTATGCTTGGGGGAAAGTTGGGAAATCGAGTCTGGTGGCCCAGCTTTCGCAAGGAAACTCAGCTGCCCCTGTTGTGGAAGTGGATCCCTATGCCGAGCTGTGGATGGGAACTCACCCTTCTGGCCCATCTTTAATTAAAACTTCCAATGAGCCTTTGCTGAATCACCTGCTCAACAATGTCGACTCACTGGGAGATGCAGAGAAAAAGAGTTTCGGGACAGACTTGCCCTTCCTCTTTAAAGCTCTATCAGTTGCAAAGGCCCTATCAATCCAGGCCCATCCCAATAAG AAACATGCTGAGGAGTTGTTTGCCACTCGACCAGATCTCTACAAGGATCCCAACCACAAGCCTGAAATGGTGACTGCTTGGCTGGGGCCATTCGAAGCCTTGTGTGGCTTCAGGCCTATAGCAGATATCAAATTCTTCATCCAAG AAATTGACGAGTTGGCCGCCGTTGTGGGAAAGGCAGCGTGTGAAGCACTAGTCAAGGCCGAATCGGATTCAGGGGAAATGCAAGCCCTTCGTGAATGCTTCTCCGCTTTGATGAACAGCAGCGAGGAATCGATTGCATCCGCGCTGCAGCAGTTTGAGAAGCGCATCCCGTCTCTGA GTGCCGAGAAGAAGGAATCGCTTCAGTGTGACCTTTTCACGCGGATCGCCGCCGATTTCCCGGGCGACGTCGGTTGCTGGAGCGTTTACTTCATGAACTACGTCGTCCTACAGGAAGGAGAGAGCATGTTCCTCGGTCCCAATGTTCCTCACGCTTACATTTTCGGGG ATTGCCTCGAGTGTATGGCATGTTCCGACAACGTTGTCCGCGCCGGACTGACGCCCAAATTCAAAGATATCGACACGCTGTGCTCGATGCTCGACTACCAGCCGGGACCGGTCGACCGATTCCGGATGCAGTGGACCGCCGTCGACGCCTTTTGCCAAGAGTGCTTCCCCCCGGTGCCGGATTTCGCCATGGCCCGCCTGCGTCTGCCCGCCAGCGCCACCGTCGACCAGGCCTATCGTCTTCCCAGCCGATCCAACGCCAGCGTCCTTTTGATCCTGCAGGGCCAGGCCAGCAGCGCCGAGACTGCGGGAGACTTGAATTTCGGTCAAGTGCTTTTCCTGAAAGCCGGCCAGCAGTTGACTCTGAAAGTCAAAGGCGGCCAGGATTTGATCGTTTATCAAGCGTTCGCTAATGTTTGA
- the LOC124312172 gene encoding apolipoprotein D-like isoform X2, whose amino-acid sequence MPIHKFLVVFVTAVQLLSPRVQSQVTFDQPCPKLDVVRDFDLHRYLGLWYEIESYPAVFSSFASCVTANYSLLADGNVRVINRSFNTSSKSFNMVDGTARLIEPPKGQAKLGVVFPSNSFSRPVPADGNYWVLDTDYTNYSIVWSCQTFNGKSIQFLWYLSRQRQPSESGLTFVHHRIDSFGLDQKFLKTTEQRNCPDAPTSETSRPIRQQPPTRTSYYYREN is encoded by the exons ATGCCGATCCATAAGTTTTTGGTCGTCTTCGTAACGGCGGTGCAGCTCTTGTCGCCCCGTGTCCAATCTCAAGTGACGTTCGACCAACCGTGTCCAAAGCTCGACGTCGTTCGCGATTTCGACCTCCACAGG TATCTTGGCCTCTGGTACGAAATTGAAAGTTATCCGGCCGTCTTCAGCTCGTTCGCCAGTTGTGTGACGGCCAACTATTCCTTGCTGGCCGATGGCAACGTCCGAGTGATCAACCGTAGTTTCAACACCAG ctcgaagagttTCAACATGGTCGACGGCACTGCCCGGCTGATCGAACCGCCAAAAGGACAGGCCAAACTAGGCGTCGTTTTCCCATCGAATTCTTTCAGCCGACCTGTTCCAGCCGACGGCAACTATTGGGTCCTAGATACCGACTACACCAACTACTCGATCGTCTGGAGTTGCCAAACTTTCAACGGCAAAAGCATTc AATTTCTCTGGTATTTAAGTCGCCAGAGGCAACCGTCGGAATCCGGATTGACTTTCGTCCACCATCGCATCGATTCGTTTGGTTTGGATCAAAAGTTTCTCAAGACCACGGAGCAACGCAACTGCCCGGACGCTCCTACTAGTGAGACAAGCCGGCCAATTCGTCAGCAGCCACCAACTCGTACAAGTTACTACTAccgagaaaattaa